tttttatAGTGACAAGTTTGTTGCTATTTGTGTATCATTTAGTGTTGTTTGCCCACAGCCATCTTGGAGTACGTTTCTCCAAGTGATGACCTTTGAGCAAGCTGAGAAGTGTCCCTTCAACCCATTCGACGTCACCAAGGTAACACAATGCATTGTATTGTCCACATTGTTATTTATAAAGTGAAGCCTgtgtattgtggtcaccctctataatataaCAGTCCCTAAGTCTCTCCagagcatgtgtttggacacACTACCTCCTTATTCCAGTGTGTTGATCTGCCACCAATGGTGACCACATTAGACAATAGATTTCATACATGTGCAGTGTATTTCAAATGTTGTGCTTtcagaatataattatgtagattcATCGACTgcctaataatattatagcagaACCAAGTGTACAATACTTTACCCACCCCCCCCAGGTGTGGTCCCACCATGACTACCCACTCATCCCCGTCGGTAAGATGGTGCTCGACCGTAACCCAGTCAACTACTTTGCCGAAGTTGAGCAGGCTGCTTTCTGTCCCTCCAACTTTGTTCCCGGCATCGAGGCCTCCCCTGACAAGATGCTGCAGGTCAGAGCTACTAGTAGTATTAGTGTAGTTAGTACTCCTGGTTGGACATGTAGTGTGAGTTTGATGGATGTAGGAGCATGTTGTCTATACGTCTCTGTAAATGCAAGTGACGCAGGAATGCTTTTAAGTACCATATAAGGGTATGTGTATTTGTTCGtttcaggagtgcatgaatattcgtttgtagtgtagtgtacagAATATGTAAGTACGTGTATTGTTATATTTCCAGCTGTACTGCTCaaaatgtgtgagtgtgtactTTCTTCATTTCCTATGTACACGTAAGTATGACACACGTGTACACGTACGTCCTGCTTCCACTCTCAGGGTCGCCTCTTCTCCTACGCTGACACCCATCGTCACCGCCTGGGCACCAACTACCACCTCCTCCCCGTGAACCAACCCAAGAGCAAGGTGGCCAACTACCAGAGGGACGGGCCCATGTGCCTCGGCGACAACCAGGGAGGAGCACCTAACTATTTCCCCAACAGTTTCCAGGGACCCGTAGACGACAGGAAATACAACGACTGCAAGTGGACCACTgtgagtcatgtgatattacAGCCAATATTAGTCAGTGCTAACTACCTCTCTCAACTCATAGGCCCGGCTTATAACACGCTAGGCTGTGAAAGTATAAGTTTGTATAGCAGTTTTTGTTTGTTTCAGCATGGTATTCATATAGCCACCATCTCATTATTATTCTGGGCTGATTCCtggtgatgtacatgtagactttgATTTTGTGACCCTTACAAATGCTGTATTGTTTTACAGTAACCAGATttgctcagtataattatatatagtcacAATTCTTTACTGTAGTACTtttctgtaataattataccctagCCTCGTATACATTAAAGTGTACATAATTAGTGTGTCTTGTCTCCACCATGAAAAGTCACTCCTTTTTCTCCTACAGACTGGAGATGTGGCACGACATGAGACTGGGGACGACGACAACTATTCCCAGGTAAGCATAAAGCTGTGATTGAGCATTCAGCAAGGAATGTGGGAATGTGAGAATTAaagttagtacatgtatactaaagACCACAAGTCAACCAGTTGTTTATGTGTGTAATACAacgtgtatgtatgtaaaAGTTGGAGACAAACACATTATACAGTAACATTATATTAAATTACTGACCAAGCCCCTtacgcacacgcacatacatTCAGGCTGGCATATTCTACAACAAGGTGCTTAGCGAGGAAGAGAGAGACCGTCTCACCAGCAACATAGCCGGCCATGTCAGTGGGGCTGCTGATTTCATCCGCACACGCTGTGTCGAGATGTTCTCCAAGTGTGACCCTGATTATGGTGCTCGTATTGCTGCCAAGCTCAAGGTGAGTCTCAAACAGTAGGCAAATGAGTATTAGCTTTGCATGTTTGTTAGTACAGTGAAGCCTATAAATCTCTCTATAAATGCAGTGAACCCTGTCTATTGTAGTCTCCCTATAatcaggtcaccctctataatacaaaTGGgctccaaagtctccatagcatgtgttttgaCCTGTGTTAGTAGTCCACCTTTTATGGCACCCACTGTCGGTCCATTTGCTGTAATATTGCGATTTCAGGCAAAGCTTGGTTTAGTCTTTCCCACATAATTTTGTTTAGTCTGtgtcacacacccaccaccttGCATGCCCCTGGATATCCTGTGCACACGCATGCGGGGGATGTGTCACGTCTATAAACTCAAAAGCTTTAATACTTttgcatgcagttataattatatatttatgaCAGATTTGTTGTTTCCCTGTAGGCTATGGGCAAGTGAGATGAAAAAAAGAGACGTTGAAGAACTTCGTACTTTTTGCAGTTAACGTGTTTGAACTTGAATACAACTTTAGTATTTATGTGATTGTGTTTTTGTTTGGTAGTGAGATCGTTATTCGTTCTTCTGACAATTAATTCTGTTAATGGGGTGGTAACAaggtatactgtatatagggTGCAAATTGTTTGGAGAGCATGCAGTATACAAGTACTACAACCAATCTACATCTGcacatactgtataattataatcaatggatcgatgtacactataataataaagtTTGGAATTCGAAGGATCTAGAGTATAAAAGATGCTGTGgtgtatatacgtatttgACAATGGATTACATATGTAGTAGTGTATCAATCACACATGCATGGCCATTGATCGGTCTAGCTGGTCTATATAGCtacgtatacataattataatagctttgctctagatctacatgcatgtatacatacatgtacatgtataactatactacataattatatccatgcagacatataaaattataaatgataattatagggttataattatagccatgcatgcattattgaAGATTCAATAAGGAGAGAAAGTTAATTAAAGCTGTTCATcgtataatatacatgcatgtacaatgtagtacaCCGATACGACAGATGAAGTAAAGAGTCATAAAAacaattataaattattgaaGTAAAATGAAGATATTATCCTTCAATTAAATTCTAGGTACAAGCAGTCCCATGGAAGCCAGTACTCGCCTCCTTCCATTAATGAACCACTGGTTGAGTCTGTCCAGGGTCATATCAGTTCTCAAACACAGCTCTATTTTTTCAGCGTTGTTAGGATATGGATTGTCGGCATGTTCTATCAACCACTGACGAAGGATATCCAAGGACTGCCTTGGAATAATTTTATATTTCCGCTTTTTGGTTTGAACACAACTTGTCTTCTTAGAATACTTTTGCTCGGTATTAGTTTTGTCCTTTAAGCTCACACGAATTGAACTAGTTCTGTTTGTGGCAGTGTTTTTCTTGTGTTCTTCAGCGTCTTTTCGAGCCGTTTGAAGCAAATTTTGACAGAATGAGCTGACAGAAGTTAACATGGAGTTACAGTCTTCGTCAGCTCTGACTATGACATCAATGAACTTGTCATCATTACACAGTTGTACAGCAGACTTCACTGCACCCAATATAACTTCATCAGCCTCAGGGTACCCACTGGTAAAGGCATGAGGACATAAAGGGTTTGAAGACAACTCCAAATTGTCGAATTCTTTTTTTGCCAACACGACTGTTTGTTTTGCCAAATGTATCGACTTATATGTGTGGTTCTTACTGCGGGGAGATTCTTGTTTGTGTATTAGGGCGATTTTCATCTTAATGAAATATTTAAGCGTCTCAAAAAGAGGATGGTTGCATAGAATAGTAACTCGGTCGACGTCGCTATACTGTAGTGAAGCACACTCAGCCAGGTACTGTTGTGAACGAACATTGTTCTTGGAGACCAACACGGGTAGTGAGAGGAGATATCTGAGACTGCTGCGGGAGATGGGCTGAGATGAGGCTACTCCATCCTCCACTGGTAGAAAAGATAGCAACTCTGGAGAAGAAAAAGTTGAACATTCTATTAGAGGCCAAAGAAACATGCATATTCAAGTTGCCATAAATAGTACTATAGCTAGAGGAAAGCCCCGACGTGAACAGTCAATGATACTGTGAATGACGTTAGCTTTAGAAAAAAGTACAGCATTTGGTAAAGGTATGGTGGTATAAGACTTGCCTGTCATGTCAATGCCCTCCAGTAGACTTTCCAGTTCACATTCATCAATCTCCAGTTGCTGAGCCTCCTCTCTGTCATGCACACACCCGATGATTAACTCACCTGACTTGTCTGGAAACCCACTGGCACTGACATCAGCATGCAAATGATCAGCCTGGTACATCTCtccagctagatctagttctgCAAGGTCAAACTGTGAGGATTGGTCTTTTGCCGTGAGTTCTGGGATGGTAGGAACCACCGTGTACATTTTAGGGAGCATTGGCAAGCCTGAGGAATCCATTCGGTATCCGCTGTG
The Halichondria panicea chromosome 11, odHalPani1.1, whole genome shotgun sequence DNA segment above includes these coding regions:
- the LOC135343978 gene encoding uncharacterized protein LOC135343978, translating into MDSSGLPMLPKMYTVVPTIPELTAKDQSSQFDLAELDLAGEMYQADHLHADVSASGFPDKSGELIIGCVHDREEAQQLEIDECELESLLEGIDMTELLSFLPVEDGVASSQPISRSSLRYLLSLPVLVSKNNVRSQQYLAECASLQYSDVDRVTILCNHPLFETLKYFIKMKIALIHKQESPRSKNHTYKSIHLAKQTVVLAKKEFDNLELSSNPLCPHAFTSGYPEADEVILGAVKSAVQLCNDDKFIDVIVRADEDCNSMLTSVSSFCQNLLQTARKDAEEHKKNTATNRTSSIRVSLKDKTNTEQKYSKKTSCVQTKKRKYKIIPRQSLDILRQWLIEHADNPYPNNAEKIELCLRTDMTLDRLNQWFINGRRRVLASMGLLVPRI